The following nucleotide sequence is from Gasterosteus aculeatus chromosome 5, fGasAcu3.hap1.1, whole genome shotgun sequence.
CGTCCTCTGGGCTGTAATGCAACATTAACTGAATCCGTACATCTGAATTCCAGATGTTGGTGTAGACAGATTCACTTTTAGCTTCACCATTAAGGACTCACCTGACTTCTTTATTAACGTGTCGGCTTGGGGAAACGACGGATACATCAACGGGCTCTCCAACGGCTTCAGCACTGGAGACTGTGGTGCGGATGCGTTCATTACTCACCAATATCAATATTAGTGGACAAAATAAAGCTTTGGTCAGTTTGTGATTTTGATTTGTTTACCCGCAGAATGAAAATAAGGTAGCAACAGAAAAGGATATTTTTTGTCAATGTTCAATGACTGAAGGTTTGATGGCGCACAAAACTGTTTCTTATTATTTTCCAGTTATCATTGAAAACCCTTTAGTCACCAACAAAGACCCAGACAAAGGGGACAGATACTGTCCCACAACACCGAGGTAATTCACACATTCAATACGTGATCTGCAGATCAATTGCTCACGCTCATCCTGTGGTGCTTCCACACAGCCGAAGGGTAGTGAGGTTCACACAATGTAATGCTGTGTATCATATGATATATCTGAATGGTTCTGCTGTCCCAGCCTCTACAGGCTGCTGGTGTCCGAGGCTCATTcccaggtgtgtctgtgtgccgaCTTGGGAACCATCGACAGGCTGCTGCCACTGATCCACCTGCCAGTGAAGGACTCCCGTGATTTCTACTCTCTGGCAGACATCGTGGCCAACGGGCAGAAGCTGGATGGCACAGTGATAAACATACTGGCTGCAGTGAAGTCGGTAAGGTGGCAATATGCTCATTTCAGATGGAAAATGGACAAACTCCGTCCACGTGACACGTACAGCGTATAATCTAGCTTTAAATATTACAACTGCACAGATAATGAAGACTTAGCAAGTGTGGATGCAAAACAAGAACTATTTTTCAGGTTTCTCCAGGAAGGGGAGAGAACGTGATGGTTCTGTTTACGTTTTCAGATTGGAGAGCCGAAGCAGTTCACCACGTCTGACAGGCGCGAAGGGCAGCGGCTGGAAGTGAAGCTCTTTGACGACTCCGTCTCTTCCTTCCCGCTTGTCTGGTGCGTCACGCTGTTTCATTCCTTTGGAAAATGAATAAAGATGGATTGCTTTCGTGTGATACTTCATCCCCTTCGCCCCTTTGGCTCCCTGCTGTGTGTCTTTATGTTACCACAGATTGACTTTGGAGTCATGAACCTTTGGATTAACCTGCTGAACTCCATGTGTGTTTGATATTCACTGAGTGCCTGTTTGACCTCTGTTTCACTCACAGCTGGGATAGAGAAGCCATTCAGCTTGTGCAAACGCTGATACCCAAGGAGACTGGTGGGTAACAGCTGCTGCCCATTTCCAGCCACAAAACAAACCTtgatttaacttttattcccgCCGGTCACGTCCCGTTAACACACCGTACCGGAGAGAAACACCGAGGTGCACATCTCAGACGTGACTGTGTGTTTACGTTGTTTTAACTTCTTCTCTCCACTCAAAGTGCTCTTCATATCAGATGCAAAGATCAGCTTTGACAGCTTTCGCAGCGGCATGACGGCAACCGTTAACTCGAAAACCATTATCACCGTCAATCCTGGTGAGAGATCACAGCGACGCAAGCAAAAGCATGCGCTGTAATGTATAACTGTATGCGCAAGTAATCAAAGAACAAGGTTTTTAGCCACGGTTTAGTGTTAGCTGGGGGGGGGTATCGTCTAACTGCTGTGCAAATCATTCATCTATTCCCTCAGACACCAGGGAGGCCAGTCTGCTGTTCAGCTATGCTAAAGAAGTGTCTGAGTCTGGCGCTCTGGATCAAGATGAGAAGCCAGAAGACGTGCCTGGTAGCTCATAGCGACCAGCTCTCCTCACTGCATCTTCACTGTGAAACTAAGGCGACGGTTCCCTCATGTtggacttttctttctctctttgctATTTCCATTATGATGTGAAGTGACTGTTCCCTCCTTTGCGTTACTCCTCGCGCTGCATTACGTGTTGACACTGTGACGATGCCTGTGTGTGATGACGTGCACTATGTGGTGCTGCCTGTGTCTCTGCAGTAGACTCCATCACCGACGTGTACACCGTGAGCCAGCTGAAGCACAAGGCCCAGGAGAACCCCGAAGCTTTCTTTGGCATCACGTACAGCTTCGTCTCCAGGCTGGATCTCGACTCCTCTGTTTCCAAAGTGATCAAAGCGCGTTGGTAAATTGTTGCTGCTTTCACGTTTTTTTCCTCCGCAGCTCCGACGCTTCACTGCACTTTGTTGAGCGAGTTTATCTTCTACTGGTGATGTTTCCCTCGTCGTCTCAGCTCCAGGTGTAAGTTCCTGGTGACTGAGGACGCTCAGAGCTGCAGCAACGCGTCGTGTCCGGGGAGGGATCAGCCTCTTTCGGCCACCGCAGGCtttgacctgctggtggacttCACGGACCACACGGGAACCCTGCAGGCCTGCAGCCTCAGGAGCCCAGTAGCTGAAAAGACTCTGGGCTGTACGGTGGGGACCATCTCAAAGGACCAGCAGGGTTCGGCCTCAACTCCACACGCAGCAGCTCCCGTGTTCAATAATAAGATCAACGCTActtctttccttcctgctgTAGACGGAAGAGTTCACCCGTCTGACCGATGACGAGCGGACTGTGATGAAGTGGAGATTTCTTTTGGAGAGATGCAAAATATACGTGAAGGTATCGAGGCTTTTAAATGACTCGCCGCGTTCGCTGTGAAATCAAGTCATAAGCTGACACATTCTTACGACACGTTACAGATAGTCCCCTCCGCCAAGCACAGGTCCGGGACCAGGGGGGTGCTTCTGGACTGCTGCCTGGCCGACCCAGGAGAGGTGAAGCAGCACATGTCGGCCCTGCTGCAGCGGCCGTGATCACGGCACACAGAGACAAGGCCGGAGAGCCGCTTCCCCTGCTGACACGCTcgctgtattatttatttatttatttatttatttgaacctgttcacatatttatatttaggaAAGTACCGTTGGCTTGActactttttatatttgttcaaTAAACTTAACTTATACGTTTAATATGTCACGTGTCAAATGTATCAAAACACCATTCTTCATTTTCACAATTCATATTCTGATTGAACATTGTAATTAAAGTTACTGTTGTCATATTTACCCATGTGCATTTTGATTAAATCATTATGTCACTGGAGCAAAGTCTTGTGCTGTTGGTGATATGTCGGTAGAGATTAACTGCATTTTATAAAGGTTTTTCTAATTTGCAGAATTCTATTTTGCACCATTATAAACATTGTTGGTTATTTAATCAATAAGAGAACAATACAGAGTAATTTCCAACAGCACAACCAACTACAATGTGTTATAAATAGTTTGATGAATAAGTGGACATATTAAACCTTTAAGGCTGCGCTACGTTTGTCCGGTGATAAAACCagtcagcagggggcagcaaagTGCTGGTTATCAAAGCGGAACCTTTGAGTCTTCGTATGTTGCTCCGGAACACTTTAGGGAGACGTACGGAAATCTACCGTCAACACAACACCGAAAGGTAAACTAAACCTGTCCGACATATTCTGTTAACTTATCGTAACTGTCATACATAAAATCACACAGTGACAAATCTTTAGTTACATTTCACAGCCTTTGAAGTTGAAACGCTGGCTAAGCTAACTGCCTGTTTGGACCTTGAATAGTTAGCCTGCTATGCTAACGctagcctgcaggttagcttaCGTACAGCTTGACTACATCTTTCCACCGTGTAACGTTTACGTAACAATGAAACCGCGTTGAAGTGCTTCATTTAGCGGTCGGAGCCCCGCGGCAGCCCCGTCTCACACCCCCTTCCCTCGGCCAGCAGCCATGAACGTGAACCAGGGGACGGTGGGAAGCGACCCGGTCATTCTGGCCACGGCCGGATACGACCACACGGTCCGGTTCTGGCAGGCCCACAGCGGGATCTGCACCAGGACGGTGCAGCACCAGGACTCTGTATCCATACTCTCACTGTGAAAACGGGTGGACAGCAGCAATTCAACTCCACGAGAACATGAAACGGAGCGGACGGTAGAAAAGTGGCATTAAGATCTTGTATCTTTGTTATTCTGTCATGTTGTTTAATGTGAAATATGATCATTCAAAACCACCACAACCATCCACTTCCTTAGCATCGGCTTCCAGCAGGTAAACTCCCTCGAGGTCACACCTGACCGGAGTATGattgcagcagcaggttggtTCAGAATGTCTCGCCGCCCTCCTGGACTTCATAAGTGACTTCAGCCATTTACCTTACGGCCGTCGCGCTCTGCTTTGTAGGTTACCAGCACATCCGCATGTACGACCTGAACTCCAACAATCCCAACCCGGTGATCAACTACGACGGCGTTAGCAAGAACATCACGTCTGTGGGCTTCCACGAAGATGGGCGCTGGATGTACACGGGCGGAGAGGACTGCATGGCTCGCATATGGGACCTCAGGTACGGCAAAGGAAGCCGGCGGTGGCGGCGACGACGCGCGTTTACTCCGCGCTCTAACTCCCGTCCCTGCCGCTCCTCCCAGGTCAAGGAATCTGCAGTGTCAGAGGATATTCCAGGTCAACGCTCCCATCAACTGCGTGTGCCTGCATCCCAACCAGGTGAGACATGCGCACTGCTGCGTCACTGGTTGACTTGTTTATTTCGGCCGCGTTCTCATAAGTCGGCGGCAGCCTGTGAGCTCAGAGATGTCAGTTAGCGCTCATTGTTGGGTGTGTTTCCAGGCGGAGCTGATCGTTGGAGACCAAAGCGGAGTGATTCACATCTGGGATTTGAAGACCGACCACAACGAACAGCTGATTCCCGAGCCGGACGTCTCGGTCAACTCGGTTCACATCGACGCAGACGCCAGTTACATGGCGGCGGTCAACAGCTCGGTCAGTTCTCAAAGCGTCCGAAGGAGGGTTCAAAAGAGGGTACCAAATCATCCAAAGCCTCGTGGATTTCggcgttgttgtttttccttctcagGGAAACTGTTACGTGTGGAACCTTGCCGGGGGCATCGGCGATGAGGTGACTCAGCTCATCCCGAAGACGAAGATCCCCGCGCACAAACGCTACTCCCTCCGCTGCAAGTTCAGCCCCGACTCCACGTGAGTGCCCTTCGCCTCCGCACGCTGCGCCTCTCTCTGCGCTGCAGTCGCCGATGACACGCAGCTGTTGTGTTCTCAGCCTGTTGGCCACGTGCTCGGCGGACCAGACCTGTAAGATCTGGAGGACCTCCAACTTCTCGCTGATGACGGAGCTGAGCATCAAGAGTAACAATCCCGGGGAGACGTCCAGAGGCTGGATGTGGGACTGCGCGTTCTCCGGAGACTCCCAGTACATCGTCACGGGTCAGTACGTGAGCCCTGGTAAAACGGACCATCATTGCACCACAACCCTTCTACGCTGAGGTCCTCAGCTCCCCAGATGACCCCACACCTGTAGAGCGTTACCTGAAGCTGTAGTTAGCCAAGCCTAGTTTTTGGTCTTCTATGCAATAACTTAACCTAAAGTTTCACGCTATTGATTTGTCGGTTTATTCTGCATGTTCCGCCACACGTTACTGTCAATAATGTAGGAGCAGTTTTGTTTGGGTTCGGTTAAAGTGGTCCACAGGTTCCTTCACTACAGGCTTGTATGTAGACAAAGAGCCTCTGAGAAACGGGTTCCGACTGAATAAACCTCTTCCGTCCGCAGCCTCCTCGGATAACTTGGCCCGCCTGTGGTGCGTGGAGACGGGCGAGATCAAGAGGGAATACAGCGGCCACCAGAAGGCCGTGGTGTGTCTGGCCTTCAATGACAGCGTGCTGGGCTGAGGACGAGGGACGAGGACGAGAGCGATGGACGCTTTGGAAGATGTGCCTAGATGGGGAATTCTGAGCGCCTGAGCGATGCCTGTTTGAGCGTCACGCCGAATCCCCTCAGTGCTCTCACTTGCCAGATGCAGCAAGGCCGAAATCCTAATGCATAAAGTCCAAAATCCATCTGAAAGGCCCAAACTCACCAGTTTGCACCAAATGTAATCGGTGGACCACCAGCGTAGGTGTTAGTGGGACTGAAACACGTTCGCCTTCTGTACGGAACTTGTTTTTGACCCTATTCGACTCTTATTACCGTATTTATTGAATCTAAAGGACCAGACGTTTCACCGTAACTATGATCCGCGTGTCATGTGTCACATGTACGATGCGTTTAATGCTCTTTATTCAGAGGTAAGTTGTGCTTCTCCGTGATCACGTGTTGAAAGGAACTATGTGCAGAAAATGACTCTGTAGTAAATACGTTGTTCAAAAGAAcggagctttgtcttgttttcagTCTAATGAAGAAAAATTTGCCTCAAATACACAAGTTGTTTATTTCGTGTTAAAATAAATCGTACGATGCGACTGGAAA
It contains:
- the meiob gene encoding meiosis-specific with OB domain-containing protein: MAAQTYISISELHPNFSHPRVAGIIIGKTDVRSFPDRKNVGVDRFTFSFTIKDSPDFFINVSAWGNDGYINGLSNGFSTGDCVIIENPLVTNKDPDKGDRYCPTTPSLYRLLVSEAHSQVCLCADLGTIDRLLPLIHLPVKDSRDFYSLADIVANGQKLDGTVINILAAVKSIGEPKQFTTSDRREGQRLEVKLFDDSVSSFPLVCWDREAIQLVQTLIPKETVLFISDAKISFDSFRSGMTATVNSKTIITVNPDTREASLLFSYAKEVSESGALDQDEKPEDVPVDSITDVYTVSQLKHKAQENPEAFFGITYSFVSRLDLDSSVSKVIKARCSRCKFLVTEDAQSCSNASCPGRDQPLSATAGFDLLVDFTDHTGTLQACSLRSPVAEKTLGCTTEEFTRLTDDERTVMKWRFLLERCKIYVKIVPSAKHRSGTRGVLLDCCLADPGEVKQHMSALLQRP
- the mlst8 gene encoding target of rapamycin complex subunit lst8 isoform X2 — encoded protein: MNVNQGTVGSDPVILATAGYDHTVRFWQAHSGICTRTVQHQDSQVNSLEVTPDRSMIAAAGYQHIRMYDLNSNNPNPVINYDGVSKNITSVGFHEDGRWMYTGGEDCMARIWDLRSRNLQCQRIFQVNAPINCVCLHPNQAELIVGDQSGVIHIWDLKTDHNEQLIPEPDVSVNSVHIDADASYMAAVNSSGNCYVWNLAGGIGDEVTQLIPKTKIPAHKRYSLRCKFSPDSTLLATCSADQTCKIWRTSNFSLMTELSIKSNNPGETSRGWMWDCAFSGDSQYIVTASSDNLARLWCVETGEIKREYSGHQKAVVCLAFNDSVLG
- the mlst8 gene encoding target of rapamycin complex subunit lst8 isoform X3, whose amino-acid sequence is MKRSGRIGFQQVNSLEVTPDRSMIAAAGYQHIRMYDLNSNNPNPVINYDGVSKNITSVGFHEDGRWMYTGGEDCMARIWDLRSRNLQCQRIFQVNAPINCVCLHPNQAELIVGDQSGVIHIWDLKTDHNEQLIPEPDVSVNSVHIDADASYMAAVNSSGNCYVWNLAGGIGDEVTQLIPKTKIPAHKRYSLRCKFSPDSTLLATCSADQTCKIWRTSNFSLMTELSIKSNNPGETSRGWMWDCAFSGDSQYIVTASSDNLARLWCVETGEIKREYSGHQKAVVCLAFNDSVLG
- the mlst8 gene encoding target of rapamycin complex subunit lst8 isoform X1, which encodes MLLRNTLGRRTEIYRQHNTESASFSGRSPAAAPSHTPFPRPAAMNVNQGTVGSDPVILATAGYDHTVRFWQAHSGICTRTVQHQDSQVNSLEVTPDRSMIAAAGYQHIRMYDLNSNNPNPVINYDGVSKNITSVGFHEDGRWMYTGGEDCMARIWDLRSRNLQCQRIFQVNAPINCVCLHPNQAELIVGDQSGVIHIWDLKTDHNEQLIPEPDVSVNSVHIDADASYMAAVNSSGNCYVWNLAGGIGDEVTQLIPKTKIPAHKRYSLRCKFSPDSTLLATCSADQTCKIWRTSNFSLMTELSIKSNNPGETSRGWMWDCAFSGDSQYIVTASSDNLARLWCVETGEIKREYSGHQKAVVCLAFNDSVLG